The following are from one region of the Methanoculleus caldifontis genome:
- a CDS encoding chemotaxis protein CheW, with the protein MATMGVVEFQIGGSLYALDIGLAREIVEMMPITPLPRAPPYLEGIMNLRGEITNIVNLSEMLGLSGQGAGESQKIIVLAPEASGGSNVGIVVDDVHSVIQVTEADVERMDEAISREAYMKGIIKLQGSDSLDKERKADKDLIIWIDIQKILDDLLRCRDA; encoded by the coding sequence ATGGCAACCATGGGTGTTGTTGAGTTCCAGATCGGGGGTTCCCTCTATGCCCTCGATATCGGCCTCGCGCGGGAGATCGTCGAGATGATGCCGATCACGCCGCTGCCGAGGGCGCCGCCCTACCTGGAAGGGATCATGAACCTCCGCGGCGAGATCACGAACATCGTCAACCTCTCGGAGATGCTGGGCCTCTCCGGGCAGGGGGCCGGCGAGAGCCAGAAGATCATCGTGCTCGCCCCCGAGGCCTCCGGCGGGTCGAACGTCGGGATCGTCGTCGACGACGTCCACAGCGTCATCCAGGTCACGGAGGCCGATGTCGAGCGGATGGACGAGGCGATCTCCAGAGAGGCCTACATGAAGGGGATCATCAAGCTGCAGGGCAGCGATAGCCTCGATAAGGAGAGGAAGGCAGACAAAGATCTCATAATCTGGATCGATATCCAGAAAATCCTTGACGACCTACTGAGATGCAGGGATGCTTGA